A genome region from Penaeus vannamei isolate JL-2024 chromosome 20, ASM4276789v1, whole genome shotgun sequence includes the following:
- the LOC113816942 gene encoding endothelial lipase (The sequence of the model RefSeq protein was modified relative to this genomic sequence to represent the inferred CDS: added 66 bases not found in genome assembly) has protein sequence MAKEYKVNPWCALAVLALGYAVILGPLLAYYIPSGRNGVFYYFYNSTDGERHPFSPTAEGLSQVPISSSSDVTLIVHGFSESSNRPWIHRLTKALIARGEGKHVVLVVDYWDLHSLNYLVMRQNARVVADLLAALIDGLVRENEMDLARTHVVGFSMGGRISGMVGQRLKTGTLGRITALDPSFPFLHPVDNAEQLDSSDADLVVILRTSVVSYFNPKGHVDFSPNGGIVQPGCDIWFYPSPVQQGCSHFRAVTLALEATQKGGQGAFPSCGCRDWESFVNASCSCSDTSNFYLTSYTGPSGHFFLHTNSDPPYTLPLRP, from the exons ATGGCCAAAGAATACAAAGTGAATCCCTGGTGTGCTTTGGCTGTGCTGGCGCTGGGATATGCAGTTATACTTGGCCCTCTGCTCGCCTACTACATTCCCTCGGGTCGGAATGGAGttttctactacttctacaacag caCGGACGGCGAGAGGCACCCCTTCAGCCCCACCGCCGAAGGTCTGTCCCAAGTCCCCATTTCGTCGAGCTCTGACGTCACGCTCATCGTCCACGGTTTCAGCGAGTCCTCAAACCGCCCTTGGATTCACAGGCTTACGAAAG CCCTGATAGCGAGAGGCGAAGGGAAACACGTAGTCCTGGTGGTGGACTACTGGGACCTCCACAGCCTCAACTACCTCGTCATGAGACAGAACGCGAGGGTGGTGGCGGACCTCCTCGCCGCCCTCATCGATGGGCTCGTGAGGGAGAACGAGATGGA CCTCGCCCGCACACACGTCGTGGGCTTCAGCATGGGCGGGCGGATCAGTGGCATGGTGGGCCAGCGCTTGAAAACCGGGACCTTAGGCAGAATCACAG CGCTagatccttccttccccttcctgcaCCCCGTGGACAACGCAGAGCAGCTGGACTCGTCAGACGCGGACTTGGTGGTCATCCTGAGGACGTCGGTGGTGTCCTACTTCAACCCAAAAGGACACGTGGATTTCTCCCCCAACGGAGGCATCGTCCAACCAGGATGCGACATCTGGTTCTATCCGAGTCCAG TGCAACAGGGATGCAGTCACTTCCGCGCCGTGACGTTGGCTCTTGAGGCGACGCAGAAGGGAGGCCAGGGCGCGTTTCCCTCGTGCGGCTGCCGCGACTGGGAGAGTTTCGTCAACGCGTCTTGCTCCTGCAGCGACACGAGCAATTTCTATCTCACTTCGTATACCGGG